The Malus domestica chromosome 10, GDT2T_hap1 genome contains a region encoding:
- the LOC103445321 gene encoding mediator of RNA polymerase II transcription subunit 19a isoform X2: protein MDPEGTKFGRGPKELTGAVDLISHYKLLPHHEFFCKRPLPVSISDTHYLHNVVGDTEIRKGEGMQLDQLIQSTSYPRDTKPRIQPFELDTLREAFHLRETAPIDLPLADKGTPTIAGKSKSESKDKEKKHKKHKDRDKEKDKEHKKRKHRHKDRSKDKDRDKKKDKSGHHDPSGDHSKKHEKKRKHDGDEDLNDVHRHKKT, encoded by the exons ATGGATCCTGAAGGAACGAAGTTTGGACGAG GACCAAAGGAGTTGACTGGTGCTGTAGATCTCATAAGTCACTACAAGTTACTTCCCCACCATGAGTTTTTCTGCAAGCGACCACTTCCAGTATCAATATCAGACACACACTATCTTCACAATGTGGTGGGAGACACAGAAATCAGAAAAGGAGAGGGGATGCAGTTGGATCAACTTATTCAGAGTACATCATATCCCCGGGATACAAAACCACGCATACAGCCTTTTGAACTAGATACTCTCAGAGAGGCTTTCCATCTTAGAGAAACGGCTCCTATTGATCTACCACTC GCAGATAAGGGGACTCCAACTATTGCAGGGAAATCAAAGAGCGAGTCtaaagacaaggagaagaaaCACAAAAAGCACAAGGAcagagacaaagagaaggaTAAAGAGCACAAGAAGCGTAAGCACCGTCATAAAGATCGAAGCAAAGATAAAGACAGGGATAAGAAGAAGGATAAAAGTGGGCATCATGATCCATCCGGTGATCACTCAAAGAAACATGAAAAG AAAAGGAAACACGATGGAGATGAAGACCTTAATGATGTCCACAGACACAAAAAAA CATAA
- the LOC103445321 gene encoding mediator of RNA polymerase II transcription subunit 19a isoform X1: MDPEGTKFGRGPKELTGAVDLISHYKLLPHHEFFCKRPLPVSISDTHYLHNVVGDTEIRKGEGMQLDQLIQSTSYPRDTKPRIQPFELDTLREAFHLRETAPIDLPLADKGTPTIAGKSKSESKDKEKKHKKHKDRDKEKDKEHKKRKHRHKDRSKDKDRDKKKDKSGHHDPSGDHSKKHEKKRKHDGDEDLNDVHRHKKSKHKSSKLDEVGAIKVAG; this comes from the exons ATGGATCCTGAAGGAACGAAGTTTGGACGAG GACCAAAGGAGTTGACTGGTGCTGTAGATCTCATAAGTCACTACAAGTTACTTCCCCACCATGAGTTTTTCTGCAAGCGACCACTTCCAGTATCAATATCAGACACACACTATCTTCACAATGTGGTGGGAGACACAGAAATCAGAAAAGGAGAGGGGATGCAGTTGGATCAACTTATTCAGAGTACATCATATCCCCGGGATACAAAACCACGCATACAGCCTTTTGAACTAGATACTCTCAGAGAGGCTTTCCATCTTAGAGAAACGGCTCCTATTGATCTACCACTC GCAGATAAGGGGACTCCAACTATTGCAGGGAAATCAAAGAGCGAGTCtaaagacaaggagaagaaaCACAAAAAGCACAAGGAcagagacaaagagaaggaTAAAGAGCACAAGAAGCGTAAGCACCGTCATAAAGATCGAAGCAAAGATAAAGACAGGGATAAGAAGAAGGATAAAAGTGGGCATCATGATCCATCCGGTGATCACTCAAAGAAACATGAAAAG AAAAGGAAACACGATGGAGATGAAGACCTTAATGATGTCCACAGACACAAAAAAAGTAAG CATAAGAGTTCAAAACTTGATGAAGTGGGCGCAATCAAGGTAGCTGGCTGA